CCACGTATCGCCGGGGTTCATTATAGAGAGTGCGCAGCATGGATGGCCAGGGTGATGTGAGTACCAGGCTACCCCCTTCATTCACAACGGGTTTGCCTTCAGGGTCATGCACTTTTGCACCGAAACCGGGTAGTGGCCTAGTCGCAGACCCGGGTTTCAATGGCAAAAATGGCAGCGGAGAAATGACAAAACACCCGGTCTCGGTCTGCCACCACGTGTCCATGATCGGGCACCGGCTTTTACCAATTTTTTCATAGTACCACATCCAGGCTTCCGGATTGATGGGTTCGCCCACAGTACCAAGCAGTCTCAGGCTGCTCATATCATCCTTTTGAGTCCATTCATCACCAAAGCGCATATGCATCCTGATGGATGTTGGGGAAGTATAGAGCACGGTAATACCGTGACGTGCTACCATTTCCCACAGCCGGTTCGGTTCGGGATGGGCTGGAGCGCCTTCATAGAGCACCGAAGTGATACCCAGCATGAGCGGCCCAAACACAATGTAACTGTGTCCAGTGATCCAGCCTATGTCAGCGGAACACCACCACACGTCCTCCGGTTTGAGGTCAAAGACCCATTTAAGGGTGAGGGCTACTCCTACCGAGTAGGTGTGCACGTGTACTACGCCTTTGGGTTTACCTGTGGTACCCGAGGTATACAGGATAAAGAGAGGGTCTTCCGAGTCCATGATCTCTGCGTTGCATTCATCAGGCTGGTCAGCGAGCAGGTCGTGCCACCATATATCCCGTTTACGCATGGGTACATCGCACTGCGCCCATTGATAGCAAATAGTATGTTCAATGCCAGTACCCTTGACTGCTTCATCGGCCAGGGCTTTAAGGCTGATGACCTTGCCTTTTCTCCAGAACCCATCTGCTGTGATGAGGACCTTCGCGCCCGAATCCTGTATCCTGTCCTGGAGTGCGCGGGGGCTGAAACCCGAGAATACGACACTGTGTATGGCACCTATCCGGGCGCAGGCGAGCATGGCAATGGGCAAGGCTGGTATCATAGGCATATAGAGGGCCACCCGGTCGCCTTTACCCACACCCAGGCGTTTCAGGCCGTTGGCCAACCGGTTGACTTCGTGATACAGGTCATGGTAGGTGAGTTCAGTGACGTTGCCCTGTTCCGATTCAAAGATGTATGCCACTTTGTTCTCGGTGGATGTTCCCATGTGACGATCGAGGGCATCATGAACGATATTGTACTTGCCCTTGGTGAACCAGTGGTAGAAAGGGGCATCTGAACTGTCCAGTACTTTGTCATAGGGGCTGTACCATTCTACAAGGTCTTTTTCCACTTCTCCCCAGAACCATTCGATGTCCTTACTGCGCTGGTAGAGGGTCTCAATGTCAGGGATGTTATGTGCATCCATCCACTGCTTTACATTGCTGTTCTCAACGATCTCTTTCGGGGGATAGAACGTGCGTTTTTCCCCAAGTAGTACATCCACGTTTGACATTTTTAATACTCCGTTTTAGTTATGATAATGCTAATTTCGTGGTTAGGGGGGATAAGCATTTCTGATGGGAAGGGACAGGAATCGTGAATGAAATTGATTTATTCAAGATAATTTCCGAACATCCATGCATATACCTCGAATTTTGTGAAGGGGTTGTTGACCATGGTGTATCTCCTAAAAGGAAAAATCGGTACTGCCCTGAATTATTCCACATAATAAGGAAACAATGAATAATTAAATGAATTTTTAATACCGCGAGGTCTGAAGTGACCTAAGTCAATTCTCTCTTCAGTATCTTATGTGCAATATTAAGCATCTTGAATTTTTCAGTGTCCCCCGTTGACATATCCGGGTGCAATTCTTTTGCCATCGCCTTGTATTTTGTATGAATTATCTCAAAATCAGTCTCATCCGGGTCGCAACCAAAGAACTCTCGCGCCTCTTTGCGCCTAATATCAACATCTTTATCCTCTTTGAACTCTGAAATAAAATCGGATAATGTATTTTTCTCAGACATCACCAGATTTGCCTGGATCTCAATTACTTTGAATATAACATGAAGATTTTCTACATATTTACTTTGCAGGTTATGACTATACTGCATTCGATAACCTGACAGGTACCAGGTTGCAGAAGCCTTGGCTTTTTTAGTCGCTATATTTTCAAGAGGGATGTGAATGTCATTTTCGTTAACACCGATCCTTCTCAAAACCGTAACAATATTATTCTTATATTGCAGAGCTCTTCGATTACCAGCGTTGTTAACAATTATTGGACCGATTTCGTGT
The window above is part of the ANME-2 cluster archaeon genome. Proteins encoded here:
- the acs gene encoding acetate--CoA ligase, which encodes MSNVDVLLGEKRTFYPPKEIVENSNVKQWMDAHNIPDIETLYQRSKDIEWFWGEVEKDLVEWYSPYDKVLDSSDAPFYHWFTKGKYNIVHDALDRHMGTSTENKVAYIFESEQGNVTELTYHDLYHEVNRLANGLKRLGVGKGDRVALYMPMIPALPIAMLACARIGAIHSVVFSGFSPRALQDRIQDSGAKVLITADGFWRKGKVISLKALADEAVKGTGIEHTICYQWAQCDVPMRKRDIWWHDLLADQPDECNAEIMDSEDPLFILYTSGTTGKPKGVVHVHTYSVGVALTLKWVFDLKPEDVWWCSADIGWITGHSYIVFGPLMLGITSVLYEGAPAHPEPNRLWEMVARHGITVLYTSPTSIRMHMRFGDEWTQKDDMSSLRLLGTVGEPINPEAWMWYYEKIGKSRCPIMDTWWQTETGCFVISPLPFLPLKPGSATRPLPGFGAKVHDPEGKPVVNEGGSLVLTSPWPSMLRTLYNEPRRYVEKYWTEQGDFKSGDIARVDSDGYFWIQGRGDDVLNVSGHRIGNSEVESALVSHSSVSEAAVVGRPDDIKGESIAAFVVLKMGVEPGDELMKTLRNHVGEEIGKIARPDIIYFVDDLPKTRSGKIMRRVVRSALISKEVGDISTLANPEAVKGIEDAVNNKN
- a CDS encoding J domain-containing protein, with protein sequence MVKIKGHEIGPIIVNNAGNRRALQYKNNIVTVLRRIGVNENDIHIPLENIATKKAKASATWYLSGYRMQYSHNLQSKYVENLHVIFKVIEIQANLVMSEKNTLSDFISEFKEDKDVDIRRKEAREFFGCDPDETDFEIIHTKYKAMAKELHPDMSTGDTEKFKMLNIAHKILKRELT